A DNA window from Halomicrobium mukohataei DSM 12286 contains the following coding sequences:
- a CDS encoding tRNA sulfurtransferase: MHPPGADIVLVRHGEIGTKSEQVRRSMEERLARNLSALLADRGVDGSVERERTRLFVHSDEPSAAVGAATDTFGVVSASAAVRTEPTLDAICEGLAAIARERFDGGTFAVDARRAGQQSAHDFSSEDIESDGGAAVWAAIEAAGGDPAVDLDEPDLTFHVECRREVAYLFLDKQAGPGGLPVGTQEPVVVLLSGGIDSPVAAWKLLKRGCPVVPVYVDLGAYGGPDHRARALSTAETLASYVPNVDLSVRVADGGAVVERLADELDARRMLALRRFMLAVGARVAERTDAVGVATGEAIGQKSSQTSANLAVTDVAVDCPVFRPNLTADKADITQLAREIGTFEASTIPTGCNRVAPSLPETNADLHAVREREPDDLFERARAVADRAEVVALDR, translated from the coding sequence ATGCACCCGCCGGGAGCCGACATCGTCCTCGTTCGCCACGGCGAGATCGGGACCAAGAGCGAGCAGGTCCGTCGATCCATGGAGGAGCGGCTGGCGCGGAACCTCTCGGCCCTGCTCGCGGATCGCGGCGTCGACGGCTCCGTCGAGCGCGAACGGACGCGGCTGTTCGTCCACAGCGACGAGCCCAGCGCCGCCGTCGGGGCCGCGACAGACACCTTCGGCGTCGTCTCTGCCAGCGCTGCCGTCCGCACCGAGCCGACGCTCGACGCCATCTGTGAGGGGCTGGCAGCGATCGCGCGCGAGCGATTCGACGGTGGCACCTTCGCCGTCGACGCCCGCCGGGCGGGCCAGCAGTCCGCCCACGACTTCTCCAGCGAGGACATCGAGTCCGACGGCGGCGCTGCCGTGTGGGCCGCGATCGAAGCGGCGGGCGGCGATCCGGCGGTCGATCTCGACGAGCCGGACCTGACGTTCCACGTCGAGTGTCGTCGGGAGGTCGCGTACCTGTTTCTCGACAAGCAGGCGGGTCCCGGCGGGCTTCCCGTCGGGACTCAAGAGCCCGTCGTCGTCTTGCTCTCCGGGGGAATCGACTCTCCCGTCGCGGCCTGGAAGCTGCTCAAGCGCGGCTGTCCCGTCGTGCCGGTGTACGTCGATCTCGGGGCGTACGGCGGTCCGGACCACCGCGCGCGAGCCCTCTCGACCGCCGAGACGCTCGCCAGCTACGTCCCGAACGTCGACCTCTCGGTGCGGGTCGCCGACGGAGGGGCCGTCGTGGAGCGGCTCGCAGACGAGCTGGACGCACGGCGGATGCTCGCCCTGCGGCGGTTCATGCTCGCCGTCGGGGCCCGGGTCGCCGAGCGTACCGACGCCGTCGGCGTGGCGACCGGCGAGGCGATCGGACAGAAGTCGAGCCAGACGAGCGCCAACCTCGCGGTGACGGACGTGGCCGTCGACTGTCCCGTCTTCCGGCCGAACCTGACCGCCGACAAGGCCGACATCACGCAGCTGGCCCGCGAGATCGGGACCTTCGAGGCGTCGACGATCCCGACCGGCTGTAACCGCGTCGCGCCGTCGCTGCCCGAGACGAACGCCGACCTGCACGCCGTCCGCGAACGCGAACCGGACGACCTGTTCGAGCGTGCGAGGGCCGTCGCTGACCGCGCCGAAGTCGTCGCCCTCGACCGCTGA
- the pyrI gene encoding aspartate carbamoyltransferase regulatory subunit, translating into MSDDPELRVSKIRNGTVIDHIPGGQALNVLAIIGIDGTSGEEVSVAMNIPSDRLGKKDIVKVEGRELSQNEVDVLSLIAPAATINIVREFDVAEKHRVERPGRVQGVLECPNRNCITTESEPVDSAFEVLDDGVRCEYCDTIIREDIAAHILVS; encoded by the coding sequence ATGAGCGACGATCCCGAGCTCCGCGTCAGCAAGATCCGCAACGGCACCGTGATCGACCACATTCCCGGCGGCCAGGCGCTGAACGTGCTGGCAATCATCGGCATCGACGGGACCAGCGGCGAGGAGGTCTCCGTCGCGATGAACATCCCCTCGGACCGGCTGGGCAAGAAAGACATCGTGAAAGTCGAGGGCCGTGAGCTCTCACAGAACGAGGTCGACGTGCTGTCGCTGATCGCACCCGCCGCGACGATCAACATCGTCCGGGAGTTCGACGTGGCCGAGAAACACCGCGTCGAGCGCCCCGGCCGCGTACAGGGCGTCCTGGAGTGCCCGAACCGCAACTGCATCACGACCGAGTCCGAGCCCGTCGACTCCGCGTTCGAGGTGCTCGACGACGGCGTCCGCTGTGAGTACTGCGACACGATCATCCGCGAGGACATCGCCGCCCACATTCTGGTAAGTTAG
- a CDS encoding thioredoxin family protein: MPLTTMEPNPVWSEGAYEDTVDVLAEHRDELVYKVWGGDWCKDCRSQLPDFGAALDAAEVPEENVVHHETEKEDDGSKTGPGVEEYGIEYIPTVVVERDGEEIARFVEDADVPIAVSLAEEIQAALD, encoded by the coding sequence ATGCCACTGACAACGATGGAACCCAACCCCGTCTGGTCGGAGGGTGCCTACGAGGACACCGTCGACGTGCTGGCCGAGCACCGCGACGAACTGGTCTACAAGGTCTGGGGCGGCGACTGGTGCAAGGACTGCCGCTCGCAACTGCCCGACTTCGGCGCGGCGCTAGACGCCGCCGAGGTCCCCGAAGAGAACGTCGTCCACCACGAGACCGAGAAGGAAGACGACGGCTCGAAGACCGGCCCGGGCGTCGAGGAGTACGGGATCGAGTACATCCCGACCGTGGTGGTCGAACGCGACGGCGAGGAGATCGCACGCTTCGTCGAGGACGCCGACGTTCCGATTGCCGTCTCTCTCGCCGAGGAGATCCAGGCGGCACTCGACTGA
- the pyrB gene encoding aspartate carbamoyltransferase, which translates to MRQDHIISAKQLSRRDIEAVLDRAAEIAADPSAYADRHEGSLLGLLFFEPSTRTKMSFSAAMKRLGGDIVDMGTVESSSVKKGESLADTVRVVEGYADALVLRHPSEGAAQMASEFVDAPLINAGDGAGQHPTQTLLDLYTIRENAGFDDLSIGIMGDLKYGRTVHSLAHALTVFDARQHFVSPESLQLPRSVRYDLHESGAEVREHTDLDDVLSELDVLYVTRIQKERFPDESEYHEVAGEYQIDAATIREHNEDLTVMHPLPRVDEIDHDVDELDGAQYFQQAHNGVPVRMALLDMVLEESR; encoded by the coding sequence ATGCGCCAGGACCACATCATCAGCGCCAAACAGCTCTCCCGCCGGGACATCGAGGCGGTGCTGGACCGCGCTGCCGAGATCGCGGCGGATCCGTCGGCCTACGCGGACCGACACGAGGGGTCCCTGCTCGGCCTCCTCTTTTTCGAACCCAGTACCCGGACGAAGATGAGTTTCAGTGCCGCAATGAAACGCCTCGGCGGCGACATCGTCGACATGGGCACGGTCGAGTCCTCCAGCGTCAAGAAAGGCGAGTCGCTGGCAGACACCGTCCGCGTCGTCGAGGGCTACGCCGACGCGCTCGTCTTGCGCCACCCGAGCGAGGGCGCGGCCCAGATGGCCAGCGAGTTCGTCGACGCGCCGCTGATCAACGCGGGCGACGGTGCGGGCCAGCACCCGACACAGACGCTCCTGGATCTGTACACGATCCGCGAGAACGCCGGCTTCGACGACCTCTCGATCGGGATCATGGGCGACCTGAAGTACGGCCGCACCGTCCACTCGCTGGCACACGCCCTGACGGTCTTCGACGCTCGCCAGCACTTCGTCAGCCCCGAGAGCCTCCAACTGCCCCGCTCGGTGCGGTACGACCTCCACGAATCCGGCGCGGAGGTCCGCGAGCACACCGACCTCGACGACGTGCTGTCGGAACTGGACGTTCTCTACGTCACCCGGATCCAGAAAGAGCGGTTCCCCGACGAGAGCGAGTACCACGAGGTCGCCGGGGAGTACCAGATCGACGCGGCGACGATCCGCGAGCACAACGAGGATCTGACGGTCATGCACCCGCTCCCGCGAGTCGACGAGATCGACCACGACGTGGACGAACTCGACGGCGCACAGTACTTCCAGCAGGCACACAACGGCGTCCCCGTCCGGATGGCGCTCCTGGACATGGTTCTGGAGGAATCACGATGA
- a CDS encoding methionine adenosyltransferase translates to MTDRNIHVQPSSGLAVEEQGVEIVERKGIGHPDSICDGVAETVSRALAQTYLDRFGTVLHYNTDESQLVAGTAAPAFGGGEVLEPIYLLIVGRATKSYEGERIPAETIALEAARDYLEANFPYLDVGTDIVVDVRLGEGSGDLQDVFGDEGSVPMANDTSYGVGHAPLSETEQIVKATEQRLNGEYSVDHPEVGQDVKVMGKREGDHIDVTVAAAMVDRHIEDLEAYKDAVASVRRYVEDLATEFTDRTVTVHVNTADDYEEGSIYLTTTGTSAEQGDDGSVGRGNRANGLITPNRPMSMEATSGKNPVNHIGKIYNLLSTEIAKSVVDEVDGIEQLQIRLLSQIGSPIDEPHVADAELVTEDGVTVADIEDEVEAAIDDELADVTNVTRRVVDGELSTF, encoded by the coding sequence ATGACAGATCGGAACATCCACGTGCAGCCGTCTTCTGGGCTGGCAGTCGAGGAACAGGGCGTCGAAATCGTCGAGCGAAAGGGAATCGGTCACCCGGACTCGATCTGTGACGGCGTCGCGGAGACGGTCTCGCGGGCCCTCGCACAGACGTACCTCGACCGCTTCGGAACGGTCCTGCACTACAACACCGACGAGAGCCAGCTCGTCGCCGGGACCGCCGCTCCGGCCTTCGGCGGCGGCGAGGTACTGGAGCCGATCTATCTGCTGATCGTCGGACGCGCGACCAAGTCCTACGAGGGCGAGCGCATTCCCGCGGAGACGATCGCGCTCGAAGCGGCCCGGGACTACCTGGAAGCGAACTTCCCGTATCTGGACGTCGGGACGGACATCGTCGTCGACGTTCGCCTCGGCGAGGGCAGCGGCGACCTCCAGGACGTGTTCGGCGACGAGGGCTCCGTGCCGATGGCCAACGACACGAGCTACGGCGTCGGGCACGCACCGCTCTCGGAAACCGAGCAGATCGTCAAGGCCACCGAGCAACGGCTCAACGGCGAGTACTCCGTCGACCACCCGGAAGTCGGGCAGGACGTGAAGGTGATGGGCAAGCGCGAGGGCGACCACATCGACGTGACCGTCGCCGCGGCGATGGTGGATCGACACATCGAGGACCTCGAAGCGTACAAGGACGCCGTCGCCAGCGTCCGCCGATACGTCGAAGACCTCGCCACGGAGTTCACCGATCGCACGGTGACGGTCCACGTCAACACCGCCGACGACTACGAAGAGGGGTCGATCTACCTGACGACGACCGGCACCTCCGCCGAGCAGGGCGACGACGGCTCCGTCGGCCGCGGCAACCGCGCGAACGGCCTGATCACTCCGAACCGACCGATGAGTATGGAGGCCACCTCCGGCAAGAACCCGGTCAACCACATCGGGAAGATCTACAACCTCCTCTCGACGGAGATCGCAAAGAGCGTCGTCGACGAGGTCGACGGCATCGAACAACTCCAGATCAGACTGCTCTCTCAGATCGGATCGCCGATCGACGAACCCCACGTCGCCGACGCCGAACTGGTCACCGAGGACGGCGTTACCGTCGCCGACATCGAAGACGAGGTCGAGGCCGCGATCGACGACGAACTGGCCGACGTGACCAACGTCACCCGACGCGTCGTCGATGGGGAGCTGTCGACGTTCTAA
- a CDS encoding MinD/ParA family ATP-binding protein: MLAIAGGKGGSGKTTTTACLARGLAGEGPPPIAVDGDCDMPDLHLVAGTCPRPGIGAYEDGASLDEVTHSAVELPGVEVLPAGRGGVGALEATLEQLAATPRPVVVDTPAGASPVVATALRAADAVVVVSTATPESLEDAAKTAAMARTLGTRVLGAVVTRSAGQIEPEPLLGCQTLAHVPDVTAPLTDGTVAARYDRVVDEVVERNI; this comes from the coding sequence ATGCTCGCGATCGCAGGCGGGAAGGGCGGGTCGGGAAAGACCACGACGACGGCGTGTCTCGCTCGCGGACTGGCGGGCGAGGGGCCTCCTCCGATCGCCGTCGACGGCGACTGTGACATGCCGGACCTGCACCTCGTCGCCGGAACGTGCCCACGGCCGGGCATCGGTGCCTACGAGGACGGAGCGTCCCTCGACGAAGTCACGCACTCGGCCGTGGAGTTGCCCGGCGTCGAGGTGCTGCCGGCGGGTCGTGGCGGCGTCGGGGCACTCGAAGCGACCCTAGAGCAGTTGGCCGCGACGCCGCGGCCGGTCGTCGTCGATACGCCGGCCGGCGCGTCGCCGGTCGTGGCGACCGCGTTGCGCGCGGCCGACGCGGTCGTCGTCGTCTCGACGGCCACGCCGGAGAGTCTCGAAGACGCAGCGAAGACCGCGGCCATGGCTCGCACGCTGGGGACTCGCGTCCTCGGTGCGGTGGTGACCAGGAGCGCGGGACAAATAGAGCCGGAACCGCTGCTGGGCTGCCAGACGCTGGCCCACGTTCCGGACGTGACAGCGCCGCTGACCGACGGGACCGTGGCGGCGCGGTACGACCGCGTCGTCGACGAGGTGGTCGAACGGAATATTTAA
- a CDS encoding TRAM domain-containing protein, giving the protein MNSLPVDGVAPLAIGGAAVLVLAFVAIWWRRRGSSDRRQSKKAHEAAQQRDPPVEIGETYEFGITDFSEHHSGETNAVGKVEGFVLFVEDIPDGLSEGDIIEAKVLSFNEGRTSADARFVERR; this is encoded by the coding sequence ATGAACTCGCTTCCGGTCGACGGTGTGGCCCCGCTCGCGATCGGCGGGGCCGCGGTGCTCGTCTTGGCGTTCGTCGCGATCTGGTGGCGTCGACGCGGCTCCTCGGACCGCCGTCAGTCGAAGAAAGCCCACGAAGCCGCCCAGCAACGTGACCCTCCAGTAGAGATCGGAGAGACCTACGAGTTCGGTATCACGGACTTCAGCGAGCACCACTCCGGTGAAACGAACGCCGTCGGGAAAGTCGAGGGGTTCGTCCTCTTCGTCGAGGACATTCCGGACGGGCTCTCGGAGGGCGATATAATCGAGGCGAAAGTGCTCTCGTTCAACGAGGGCCGGACCTCCGCCGACGCGCGGTTCGTCGAACGCCGCTGA
- a CDS encoding DUF5804 family protein: MARVCLVGSEDCNLRYELLSRETAREALATYDIREPFANTLAVETVSLGAAVALCNDLNWYLVRFTDAAMVLEPSVSETEWLSRSLATAMRDDAVDEDERDRFLKVYGVEPPEDDDAEPRLVEPMLVTRTGDSIPEYDLRAVDETVVVRVSRDEFGA; encoded by the coding sequence ATGGCGCGAGTGTGTCTCGTCGGCTCCGAGGACTGCAACCTCCGGTACGAACTGCTCTCGCGCGAGACCGCACGGGAAGCGCTGGCGACCTACGACATTCGGGAGCCGTTCGCCAACACCCTGGCCGTCGAGACCGTCAGCCTGGGGGCCGCGGTGGCGCTTTGCAACGACCTCAACTGGTATCTCGTCCGCTTTACCGACGCTGCGATGGTGCTCGAACCGTCGGTCAGCGAGACGGAGTGGCTCTCGCGGTCGCTGGCGACGGCGATGCGGGACGACGCCGTCGACGAGGACGAACGCGACCGCTTCCTGAAGGTGTACGGCGTCGAACCGCCCGAGGACGACGACGCTGAACCCCGGCTCGTCGAGCCGATGCTGGTGACGCGGACCGGCGATTCGATCCCCGAGTACGATCTGCGTGCGGTCGACGAGACGGTGGTCGTCAGGGTGTCGAGAGACGAGTTCGGGGCGTGA
- a CDS encoding FKBP-type peptidyl-prolyl cis-trans isomerase: MSNESEADAEEELEEQDAEESAADEEEAQGFEAGDFVEMAYTARTVEGGDLVDTTDPEVAEEEGVGEDQEFAPRTIVLGQGHLFEAVEEDVYGEEVGHSGTVTVPAAEAFGEYDESEVRTVAADKIPEDDRYPGAHVDVDGEHGHVETIIGGRARVDFNHPLAGEDIEYDYEVLSEVEDREEQAQGILSMMLDMELDVWFETDTVEEEQLVESDEDDEDAEPETETVEVEKDTLYIEATPQLTMNQQWMMGKQQIAQQLTQLLDIDRIIVQEELGGGGMGMPGMMGGMGGAGGADIEEALEDADVDAEEIMEEVEGAADE; encoded by the coding sequence ATGAGCAACGAATCCGAGGCCGACGCGGAAGAAGAACTCGAAGAGCAGGACGCAGAAGAATCAGCGGCCGATGAAGAGGAAGCCCAGGGCTTCGAAGCGGGCGACTTCGTCGAGATGGCCTACACCGCACGCACCGTCGAGGGCGGCGACCTCGTCGACACGACGGACCCGGAAGTCGCAGAAGAGGAAGGCGTCGGCGAGGACCAGGAGTTCGCACCGCGAACGATCGTGCTCGGCCAGGGCCACCTGTTCGAGGCCGTCGAAGAGGACGTGTACGGTGAGGAAGTCGGACACTCCGGCACCGTCACCGTCCCCGCGGCCGAGGCCTTCGGCGAGTACGACGAGAGCGAGGTCCGAACCGTCGCGGCCGACAAGATCCCGGAAGACGACCGCTACCCCGGTGCACACGTCGACGTCGACGGCGAGCACGGCCACGTCGAGACGATCATCGGCGGCCGCGCACGCGTCGACTTCAACCACCCGCTGGCCGGCGAGGACATCGAGTACGACTACGAGGTCCTCAGCGAGGTCGAGGACCGCGAAGAGCAGGCCCAGGGCATCCTCTCGATGATGCTCGACATGGAGCTCGACGTGTGGTTCGAGACCGACACCGTCGAGGAAGAGCAGCTCGTCGAGTCCGACGAGGACGACGAGGACGCCGAACCCGAGACCGAGACCGTCGAGGTCGAGAAGGACACGCTCTACATCGAGGCGACGCCCCAGCTGACGATGAACCAGCAGTGGATGATGGGCAAACAGCAGATCGCCCAGCAGCTCACCCAGCTGCTCGACATCGACCGCATCATCGTCCAGGAAGAGCTCGGCGGTGGCGGCATGGGCATGCCCGGCATGATGGGCGGCATGGGCGGTGCCGGCGGCGCTGACATCGAGGAAGCGCTCGAGGACGCCGACGTCGACGCCGAGGAGATCATGGAAGAAGTCGAAGGCGCGGCCGACGAGTAA
- a CDS encoding trimeric intracellular cation channel family protein has protein sequence MGQSALQTLFGDPFAVMNTIGLVAFALVGASKAIREEFDLFGITIVGLAMAFAGGATRDLLVTRIPLALQSPVEIGLGLLGVGLAVTLSIVLPTPDTHPVTVVSDAIGLAAFTTAGAIVATEAGVSAFGIVAIGTINAVGGGAFADILLDRPPFILFEDFYASCAVLGGIAYWLAGTVGVAEGTAAGVCAGVVVVTRLAAVTFSWNLPTVQTLRCSE, from the coding sequence ATGGGTCAGAGCGCCCTCCAGACACTGTTCGGCGATCCGTTCGCGGTGATGAACACGATCGGTCTGGTGGCGTTCGCACTCGTCGGGGCCTCGAAAGCGATCCGCGAAGAGTTCGACCTGTTTGGCATCACCATCGTCGGATTGGCGATGGCGTTTGCTGGCGGGGCGACACGCGATCTACTCGTGACCCGAATCCCGCTTGCCCTCCAGTCGCCAGTCGAAATCGGACTGGGACTGCTCGGCGTTGGCCTGGCCGTCACGCTGAGTATCGTTCTGCCGACGCCAGATACGCATCCGGTGACGGTCGTCTCAGATGCCATCGGCTTGGCGGCATTTACGACGGCGGGGGCGATCGTCGCCACCGAAGCCGGCGTGTCAGCCTTCGGTATCGTTGCTATCGGGACGATAAACGCCGTCGGAGGCGGAGCATTTGCGGATATTTTACTCGACCGACCGCCGTTCATCCTCTTCGAAGACTTCTACGCGAGTTGCGCAGTCCTCGGTGGCATCGCGTACTGGCTTGCGGGCACGGTCGGTGTGGCCGAGGGCACTGCTGCTGGCGTGTGCGCGGGGGTAGTTGTGGTAACGCGGTTGGCTGCGGTTACCTTCAGCTGGAATCTCCCGACCGTCCAAACGCTCAGATGCAGCGAGTGA
- a CDS encoding RAD55 family ATPase, which produces MVNRLRTGIDVLDRKLDGGIPEGSIVALTADPASQAELFLYELTATRGTLWLSLDRTATAVQASIEQTPAETGDPTVRHISGEAPLDNAGKLVSALPETSNLIVDPLDVLEAQEPHSRFRAFMNDLQTHIVNTGSIAILHCLDGREVASLRDTTEHFADVVFQLDTTVSGDEVENRLAIPKFRGGRAPSDVIKLDLVEQVSIDTSRDIA; this is translated from the coding sequence ATGGTGAATCGTCTGCGGACGGGGATCGACGTTCTCGACCGCAAACTGGATGGGGGAATCCCGGAGGGGAGCATCGTGGCCCTGACGGCGGATCCAGCGAGCCAGGCAGAGCTGTTTCTGTACGAGTTGACCGCGACGCGGGGGACGCTCTGGCTCTCACTGGATCGAACGGCCACCGCGGTGCAGGCGAGCATCGAGCAGACCCCGGCAGAGACCGGCGACCCGACGGTGCGACACATCTCGGGCGAAGCGCCGCTGGACAACGCCGGCAAACTGGTCAGTGCGCTCCCGGAGACGTCGAACCTGATCGTCGACCCGCTCGACGTGCTGGAGGCCCAGGAACCACACTCCCGGTTCCGTGCCTTCATGAACGACCTGCAGACACACATCGTCAACACGGGCAGCATCGCCATCCTCCACTGTCTGGACGGCCGCGAGGTCGCGTCGTTGCGAGACACGACCGAGCACTTCGCGGACGTCGTCTTCCAGCTCGACACCACCGTCTCCGGCGACGAAGTCGAGAACAGGCTGGCGATTCCGAAGTTCCGCGGCGGCCGCGCCCCCTCGGACGTGATCAAGCTCGATCTGGTCGAACAGGTCAGCATCGACACGTCCCGAGACATCGCGTGA
- a CDS encoding DUF7322 domain-containing protein translates to MRNVLDPFSLLTEDDASPDVTAATVGEVSRGTFWAFVAALVLSQFGLAAVSLGALYGVVLGQWSLAGALVAVGVAALAGVGVLYWWHRTGRSE, encoded by the coding sequence GTGCGTAACGTGCTCGACCCCTTCTCACTGCTGACCGAAGACGATGCGTCGCCGGACGTGACGGCTGCGACCGTCGGCGAGGTCTCGCGGGGGACGTTCTGGGCGTTCGTCGCCGCGCTGGTGCTGTCACAGTTCGGGCTCGCCGCCGTCAGCCTCGGCGCGCTGTACGGCGTCGTCCTCGGCCAGTGGTCCCTGGCCGGTGCGCTGGTCGCCGTCGGTGTCGCCGCGCTCGCCGGTGTCGGCGTGCTCTACTGGTGGCACCGGACCGGGAGGAGCGAGTAG
- the cyaB gene encoding class IV adenylate cyclase, with translation MYEVELKVETDHEPVRERLDELGATFLGTVEQADTYYDAPHREFAETDEALRVRRETVDGESSAVMTYKGPKVDAASKTREEIETAVGDGDDAAAIFESVGFAAAATVRKERDRYRLDGYTVTLDTVAGAGSFVEVETEAEEIDAAREGAADLVRDLGLDPDEQIRTSYLGLLLDDGDAGE, from the coding sequence ATGTACGAGGTCGAACTCAAGGTCGAGACCGACCACGAGCCCGTGCGCGAGCGACTCGACGAGCTCGGGGCGACGTTCCTGGGCACCGTCGAACAGGCAGACACCTACTACGACGCGCCCCACAGAGAGTTCGCCGAGACCGACGAGGCACTGCGGGTGCGTCGCGAGACCGTCGACGGCGAGTCCTCGGCGGTGATGACTTACAAGGGACCCAAAGTCGACGCGGCGTCGAAGACCCGCGAGGAGATCGAGACCGCGGTCGGTGACGGTGACGACGCGGCGGCGATCTTCGAGTCGGTCGGGTTCGCGGCCGCGGCGACGGTTCGCAAAGAGCGCGACCGGTATCGGCTCGACGGCTACACGGTCACGCTGGACACGGTGGCGGGCGCGGGCTCGTTCGTCGAGGTCGAGACCGAGGCCGAGGAGATCGACGCCGCGCGCGAGGGGGCAGCCGATCTCGTTCGCGATCTCGGACTGGATCCCGACGAGCAGATCCGGACCTCGTACCTCGGGCTGTTGCTCGACGACGGTGATGCAGGAGAGTAA
- a CDS encoding PLP-dependent cysteine synthase family protein has translation MNETILETLGSPLVSVAAPEGATVAAKVESFNPGGSAKDRPARFMIEAAEEAGELTEGDALVEPTSGNTGIGLAMAGAAKGYDVRLVMPGSKSPERRQIMAAYGAEIELVDGDISAAKDRADELEAEEGYVQLRQFENEANPRAHYETTGPEIVEQVGDRTIDAFVAGIGTGGTVTGVGRRLREAFPDVDIVGVEPADNAVLSGQEPGTGEDSFQGMGPGFVSPNLDVELLDSVTTVELADAEAECRRLAREEGILVGQSSGASNLAAREKAAELLDEGVADPLVVTVYWDSGERYMSTGMFDEYSSD, from the coding sequence ATGAACGAGACAATCCTGGAGACGCTGGGGTCGCCGCTCGTCTCGGTCGCGGCTCCCGAGGGAGCGACGGTCGCAGCCAAGGTCGAGTCGTTCAACCCCGGCGGTTCCGCGAAGGACCGACCGGCGCGGTTCATGATCGAGGCCGCCGAGGAGGCCGGCGAGCTGACCGAGGGCGACGCGCTCGTCGAGCCGACGAGTGGCAACACGGGGATCGGGCTCGCGATGGCCGGCGCGGCCAAGGGGTACGACGTGCGCCTCGTGATGCCGGGCTCGAAGTCGCCCGAGCGCCGCCAGATAATGGCAGCCTACGGCGCGGAGATCGAACTCGTCGACGGCGACATCTCCGCAGCGAAGGACCGTGCCGACGAACTCGAAGCCGAAGAGGGGTACGTCCAGCTCCGGCAGTTCGAGAACGAGGCCAACCCCCGGGCACACTACGAGACGACGGGGCCGGAGATCGTCGAGCAGGTCGGCGACCGGACCATCGACGCGTTCGTCGCCGGCATCGGCACGGGCGGGACCGTCACCGGCGTCGGCCGGCGGCTCCGCGAGGCGTTCCCGGACGTGGACATCGTCGGCGTCGAGCCGGCCGACAACGCCGTCCTCTCGGGCCAGGAGCCCGGGACCGGCGAGGACAGCTTCCAGGGGATGGGGCCGGGCTTCGTCAGCCCGAACCTCGACGTGGAGCTGCTCGATTCGGTGACGACGGTCGAACTCGCCGACGCCGAAGCCGAGTGCCGACGGCTGGCGCGCGAGGAGGGGATCCTCGTGGGCCAGTCCTCCGGGGCGTCGAACCTCGCCGCCAGAGAGAAGGCCGCCGAGTTGCTCGACGAGGGCGTCGCGGACCCGCTCGTCGTGACCGTCTACTGGGACAGCGGCGAGCGCTACATGTCGACGGGGATGTTCGACGAGTACAGTAGCGATTGA